The following coding sequences lie in one Arachis hypogaea cultivar Tifrunner chromosome 4, arahy.Tifrunner.gnm2.J5K5, whole genome shotgun sequence genomic window:
- the LOC112795168 gene encoding phospholipid-transporting ATPase 1, with protein sequence MELHDATTNSSSTSVPFEISGSSSQQHVVHHDNRLSSNHNNYSKPQRVRHKSSVQFDDALLHDDSARLIYINDPKRTDDKCELPGNEIRTSKYTIVTFLPKNLFIQFHRVAYLYFLAIAALNQLPPLAVFGRTVSLFPLLFVLCVTAIKDGYEDWRRHRSDRNENNRESLVLQHDDFRPKKWKNIQAGEVVKIFADETIPADMVLLGTSDQSGLAYIQTMNLDGESNLKTRYAKQETTAAVSSEACRVSGVIRCEQPNRNIYEFTANMEFNGLKFSLSQSNIVLRGCQLKNTDWIIGVVVYAGQDTKAMMNSTPSPSKRSKLESYMNRETLWLSIFLFIMCLVVAIGMCLWLVRHNSQLDTLPYYRKRYFNNGPDNRKRYKYYGIPMEAFFSFLSSIIVFQIMIPISLYITMELVRLGQSYFMIEDGDMYDANSGSRFQCRSLNINEDLGQIRYVFSDKTGTLTENKMEFQRASVYGKNYGNSLVVADDTAAPVIPRRRWKLKSEIRVDSELLTVLQSESHGDDRIAAHEFFLTLAACNTVIPIPTGGTFSSPGTSESDEDMEGIEYQGESPDEQALVSAASAYGYTLFERTSGHIVIDVNGEKLRLDVLGLHEFDSVRKRMSVVIRFPNNVVKVLVKGADTTMFSILANDSESHNTIRDVTQSHLNEYSSLGLRTLVVASRDLSDAELEEWQSMYEEASTSLHERAAKLRQTAAFIECNLKLLGATGIEDKLQEGVPEAIESLRQAGIKVWVLTGDKQETAISIGLSCKLLTADMQQIIINGTSEADCRNLLGDAKAKYGVRSSSNQNRKQKSNAGLGDLDIPNGSKSLSLPKWNPGQEEGITAPLALIIDGNSLVYILEKELESELFDLATSCRVVLCCRVAPLQKAGIVALIKSRTDDMTLAIGDGANDVSMIQMADVGVGICGQEGRQAVMASDFAMGQFQFLKKLLLVHGHWNYQRVAYLILYNFYRNAVFVLMLFWYILCTAFSTTSALTDWSSVFYSVIYTSVPTIFVGILDKDLSHRTLLKYPKLYTAGHRQEAYNLHLFWITMIDTVWQSLVLFYTPLFTYKDSAIDIWSMGSLWTIAVVILVNVHLAMDINRWVLITHAAVWGSIIITYGCMIVLDSIPVFPNYWTIYQLAVSPTYWITILLIIIVALLPRFTCKVVCQIFWPSDIQIAREAELLRKRHNHVQSRQQVSS encoded by the exons ATGGAACTGCATGATGCCACCACCAATAGTAGTAGCACTAGTGTGCCCTTTGAAATCTCAGGTTCTTCTTCACAACAGCATGTAGTTCATCATGATAATAGGTTGAGTAGTAATCACAATAATTATAGTAAGCCTCAGAGGGTTAGGCACAAGAGCAGCGTGCAGTTTGATGATGCTTTGTTGCATGATGATAGTGCTAGGTTGATATATATTAATGATCCTAAGAGGACTGATGATAAGTGTGAGTTGCCGGGGAATGAGATCAGGACTAGTAAATACACAATTGTTACCTTCTTGCCTAAGAATCTTTTTATTCAGTTTCATAGGGTTGCTTATTTGTATTTCCTTGCTATTGCGGCTCTCAATCAGCTTCCTCCCTTGGCCGTATTTGGGAGGACTGTGTCACTCTTCCCGCTGTTGTTTGTGCTCTGCGTCACTGCTATTAAGGATGGATATGAAGACTGGCGGCGGCACAGGTCGGATCGCAATGAGAACAACCGGGAATCATTGGTGCTTCAGCATGATGATTTCCGGCCAAAGAAGTGGAAGAATATACAAGCTGGTGAGGTTGTTAAGATCTTTGCTGATGAGACGATTCCAGCTGACATGGTCTTGCTGGGGACAAGTGATCAAAGTGGGCTTGCCTATATTCAGACAATGAATTTGGATGGAGAGTCGAATTTGAAGACTAGGTATGCTAAGCAGGAAACAACTGCTGCAGTTTCTTCGGAAGCTTGTCGTGTTTCTGGGGTTATCAGATGCGAGCAGCCTAACCGGAATATTTATGAGTTCACGGCAAACATGGAGTTCAACGGACTTAAGTTTTCGCTTAGCCAGTCTAACATTGTTCTGCGTGGTTGCCAACTGAAGAACACAGATTGGATCATTGGTGTTGTGGTTTATGCCGGACAAGACACAAAAGCAATGATGAACAGCACACCTTCTCCTTCTAAGAGAAGCAAACTTGAAAGTTACATGAACAGAGAAACCCTTTGGTTGTcaatttttcttttcatcatgtGTTTAGTTGTGGCCATTGGGATGTGTCTTTGGCTGGTGCGGCACAACAGCCAGCTTGATACCTTGCCTTACTACAGAAAACGATACTTCAACAATGGGCCAGATAATAGAAAGAGATACAAGTATTATGGGATACCAATGGAGGCATTTTTCTCCTTCCTGAGTTCCATTATAGTGTTTCAGATAATGATACCAATATCTCTTTACATCACGATGGAATTGGTTCGTTTGGGCCAGTCATACTTCATGATTGAAGATGGGGATATGTATGATGCTAACTCTGGATCAAGGTTTCAGTGTAGGTCATTAAATATAAATGAAGATTTGGGTCAAATACGCTATGTATTTTCAGACAAGACAGGAACACTAACCGAAAACAAAATGGAATTCCAGAGAGCTAGTGTATATGGGAAGAATTACGGGAACTCGTTGGTCGTGGCTGATGATACAG CTGCACCTGTTATTCCTAGACGGAGATGGAAGCTCAAATCTGAAATCAGAGTTGATTCTGAACTGCTGACAGTGTTGCAGAGCGAATCACATGGAGATGACAGAATTGCTGCACATGAATTTTTTCTTACATTGGCAGCTTGCAATACTGTGATCCCTATTCCTACTGGTGGTACATTCTCCAGTCCTGGAACAAGTGAATCAGATGAAGATATGGAAGGTATTGAGTACCAGGGAGAATCCCCTGATGAACAAGCTCTAGTCTCTGCTGCTTCTGCATATGGATATACCCTTTTTGAGCGAACATCCGGACACATTGTTATCGACGTCAATGGTGAGAAGCTCAG ATTGGACGTATTGGGCCTACACGAGTTTGATAGTGTGCGCAAGAGGATGTCTGTTGTTATTCGTTTTCCCAACAACGTTGTAAAGGTGTTGGTCAAAGGTGCTGATACTACAATGTttagcattttagcaaatgacaGTGAGAGCCACAATACCATACGAGATGTAACACAGAGTCATCTGAATGAATATTCTTCACTAGGTCTGCGCACTCTTGTAGTTGCATCTAGAGATCTTTCAGATGCTGAACTTGAAGAGTGGCAAAGCATGTATGAAGAGGCCAGCACTTCTTTGCATGAAAGAGCTGCTAAACTACGTCAAACAGCAGCGTTTATAGAATGCAACTTAAAGCTACTTGGAGCAACGGGAATTGAGGACAAGCTACAAGAGGGTGTACCAGAAGCCATTGAGTCCCTGCGGCAAGCTGGAATCAAGGTCTGGGTTCTTACTGGTGATAAGCAGGAGACAGCAATTTCAATTGGTCTCTCTTGCAAACTTCTCACTGCAGATATGCAACAGATTATTATAAATGGCACTTCAGAGGCTGATTGTCGTAATCTTTTGGGTGATGCTAAAGCTAAATATGGCGTGAGGTCTTCAAGTAATCAGAATCGGAAACAAAAATCCAATGCTGGACTTGGTGATCTTGATATTCCCAATGGTTCGAAGTCATTGAGTTTGCCTAAGTGGAATCCAGGACAGGAAGAAGGAATTACTGCTCCATTGGCACTCATAATTGATGGGAACAGTTTGGTGTATATTTTGGAGAAGGAATTAGAGTCAGAG CTTTTCGACCTGGCAACTTCCTGTAGGGTTGTCTTGTGCTGCCGTGTTGCTCCTTTGCAGAAAGCTGGAATTGTTGCTTTGATAAAGAGCCGCACGGATGATATGACACTGGCAATTGGTGATG GGGCCAATGATGTGTCGATGATCCAAATGGCAGATGTTGGTGTTGGAATATGTGGGCAGGAAGGGCGCCAAGCGGTGATGGCATCAGATTTTGCAATGGGGCAATTTCAGTTCTTGAAAAAATTACTCCTGGTTCATGGGCACTGGAATTATCAGCGTGTGGCTTACTTAATTCTGTACAACTTTTACCGCAATGCTGTCTTTGTATTGATGTTATTCTG GTATATATTATGCACTGCTTTTTCTACAACATCTGCGTTGACAGATTGGAGTAGTGTATTCTATTCTGTGATATACACATCTGTACCTACCATTTTTGTTGGTATTCTGGACAAAGACTTGAGCCATAGGACACTCTTGAAGTATCCGAAGCTGTACACTGCTGGTCACAGGCAAGAGGCATACAATTTGCACTTATTCTGGATCACAATGATTGACACAGTATGGCAGAGCCTTGTTCTCTTCTACACTCCTTTGTTCACATACAAGGATAGTGCGATTGATATATGGAGCATGGGCAGTTTGTGGACAATTGCGGTTGTTATTCTTGTGAATGTACACCTGGCCATGGACATCAACCGTTGGGTATTAATTACTCATGCTGCTGTATGGGGATCAATAATCATTACATATGGTTGCATGATAGTCTTGGATTCAATACCTGTCTTTCCCAATTACTG GACTATTTATCAGCTGGCAGTGTCCCCTACATATTGGATAACCATTTTGCTTATAATTATCGTAGCGCTGCTCCCTCGCTTTACTTGCAAAGTTGTTTGCCAAATCTTTTGGCCTTCAGATATCCAGATAGCCAGAGAAGCTGAGCTACTGAGAAAACGACATAATCATGTGCAGTCGAGGCAACAAGTTTCCAGTTAA